One segment of Massilia sp. Se16.2.3 DNA contains the following:
- a CDS encoding FHA domain-containing protein: MLGQADATPTTSPTMNRCSNPDHPHCTLWVMPGDGACAHGHAQPAPAAAAARQIGTVDSEARDIAAAAAVVQAAAILPSGPVRCAASPVRPHLHVSGFDPRAAGGRQLLKLELRGMPADCAREVTLLASSRLRLDGGARHAFTRTLRGEWLPVFLEFSSRDLEHGQYRIALELRSRPALGLPARTWVATLLILAPRLDASLHEIHQTFLATHKNVRVSADDGSIARVRGQLDGGGRLDIDVSAYNAGIAHLDLDAGGGKIDLGFSSIAWDEDLLETDPPARAPAHACPASAACIAGPATQAGQARYLRLFALDECVLGRLEPDAMADVLLAHHDGQGIAHEGLTRRISARHALIRRGRAGYEIEDVSRYGLLVDGAWPGKHMALPLRPGMRLAFTASIPGVVVLEVAAVLPNGIVLQRTDAGAAHEAIWLLDPERHPGSHPGQGAPGLPLLFHRDGGFWHLDPGTGVETALSPTAATSGLSGWPADGRFRTDPYPELRLSLPSPAAHDHGFALSL; the protein is encoded by the coding sequence ATGCTCGGCCAGGCAGACGCTACTCCCACGACCTCGCCGACCATGAACCGTTGCAGCAATCCCGATCATCCGCACTGCACCCTCTGGGTCATGCCCGGGGACGGCGCTTGCGCGCACGGCCACGCGCAGCCGGCGCCCGCAGCGGCAGCGGCGCGCCAGATCGGCACGGTCGATAGCGAAGCCAGGGACATCGCCGCTGCCGCCGCGGTCGTCCAGGCAGCGGCCATCCTGCCGAGCGGCCCGGTCCGCTGCGCCGCAAGTCCGGTCCGTCCCCACCTGCATGTGAGCGGTTTCGACCCGCGCGCGGCCGGCGGGCGCCAGCTGCTGAAGCTGGAACTGCGCGGCATGCCGGCCGATTGCGCGCGCGAAGTCACCCTGCTCGCCAGTTCGCGCCTGCGCCTCGACGGCGGTGCGCGCCACGCCTTCACCCGCACCCTGCGCGGCGAATGGCTGCCGGTCTTTCTCGAATTTTCCTCGCGCGACCTCGAACACGGCCAATACCGCATCGCGCTTGAACTGCGCAGCCGTCCAGCCCTTGGCCTGCCTGCGCGCACCTGGGTGGCGACCCTGCTCATCCTGGCGCCGCGGCTGGACGCCAGCCTGCACGAAATCCACCAGACCTTCCTTGCCACCCACAAGAACGTCCGCGTAAGCGCCGACGACGGCTCGATTGCCCGCGTGCGCGGGCAGCTCGATGGCGGCGGCCGGCTCGACATCGACGTCAGCGCCTACAATGCCGGCATCGCCCATCTCGACCTCGATGCCGGCGGCGGCAAGATCGACCTCGGCTTTTCCAGCATCGCCTGGGACGAGGACTTGCTCGAGACCGACCCGCCGGCGCGCGCCCCCGCCCATGCCTGCCCCGCCAGCGCGGCCTGTATCGCCGGCCCGGCAACGCAAGCAGGCCAGGCGCGCTACCTGCGCCTGTTCGCGCTGGACGAATGCGTACTGGGGCGCCTGGAGCCCGATGCCATGGCCGATGTGCTGCTCGCCCACCACGACGGCCAGGGCATCGCACACGAAGGCTTGACGCGGCGCATCTCGGCCCGGCATGCGCTGATCCGGCGCGGCCGCGCGGGCTACGAAATCGAAGACGTTTCGCGCTATGGCCTGCTGGTCGATGGCGCCTGGCCCGGCAAGCACATGGCGCTGCCCCTGCGTCCCGGGATGCGCCTGGCGTTCACCGCCAGCATTCCCGGCGTGGTCGTGCTCGAGGTGGCGGCCGTGCTGCCGAACGGCATCGTCCTGCAGCGGACGGACGCCGGCGCGGCGCACGAGGCCATCTGGCTGCTCGACCCCGAGCGCCATCCGGGCAGCCATCCGGGCCAGGGCGCGCCCGGCCTGCCGCTGCTGTTCCACCGCGACGGCGGCTTCTGGCATCTCGATCCGGGCACGGGCGTGGAGACCGCGCTCAGCCCGACGGCGGCGACCAGCGGCTTGAGCGGCTGGCCCGCGGACGGGCGCTTTCGCACCGATCCGTATCCCGAGCTGCGCCTGTCCCTGCCGTCCCCTGCGGCGCACGACCACGGTTTTGCGCTGAGCCTCTAG
- a CDS encoding PP2C family serine/threonine-protein phosphatase — translation MLGLPACSDIPTLSAHLDALHGQLQRQFAPLAGPRPGTTLTLLELPPGADALLWHAGDSRLYEIDADDLRTLTIDHVPATVLALAGLVDEDEWRRAVHGAHAPQIAQAFILGNTFVDPTRLDDALFALTPDILPPWLRALPDRRAVTLRPHACYLLASDGFWSCLDPAEFVARWPRLFAGAGAAACVEALFAEIALRPPVGLQPDNLTAIVLRTRGPHRDETALPSA, via the coding sequence TTGCTAGGCCTCCCGGCCTGCAGCGACATCCCTACCCTGTCCGCCCACCTCGACGCCCTGCACGGCCAGTTGCAGCGGCAGTTCGCGCCGCTGGCCGGACCGCGTCCCGGCACGACACTGACGCTGCTCGAACTGCCGCCCGGCGCCGATGCGCTGCTCTGGCACGCCGGCGACTCGCGCCTCTACGAAATCGATGCCGACGACCTGCGGACACTGACGATCGACCACGTACCGGCCACGGTGCTGGCCCTGGCCGGCCTCGTCGACGAAGACGAATGGCGGCGCGCCGTGCATGGCGCGCATGCGCCCCAGATCGCCCAGGCTTTCATCCTCGGCAATACCTTCGTCGATCCGACCCGCCTCGACGACGCCCTGTTCGCCCTCACGCCCGACATCCTGCCACCCTGGCTGCGCGCGCTGCCGGACCGGCGCGCCGTGACGCTGCGGCCGCACGCCTGCTACCTGCTCGCCAGCGACGGCTTCTGGTCCTGCCTCGATCCGGCCGAGTTCGTCGCGCGCTGGCCGCGGCTGTTCGCCGGCGCGGGTGCGGCCGCCTGCGTGGAGGCCCTGTTCGCCGAGATCGCGCTGCGCCCGCCGGTGGGCCTGCAGCCGGACAACCTGACCGCCATCGTACTGCGCACGCGGGGCCCCCACCGCGACGAGACTGCGCTGCCCTCCGCCTGA
- a CDS encoding GNAT family N-acetyltransferase codes for MLIRPFEAADLTAVARLLRASASEFIVHESSPEGAATFLRENDEDGLRGYLAQGYAYHVACDGDALAGFVAMRGNDHLFHLFVDKRWHGQGLARRLWLAARDAALARGGSGSFTVNASNFAMPVYERFGFVRTAPTQCVKGLYFNPMRLTQD; via the coding sequence ATGCTGATTCGTCCCTTCGAAGCTGCCGACCTGACTGCCGTGGCCCGCCTGTTGCGCGCCAGTGCCAGCGAATTCATCGTGCACGAGTCCTCCCCGGAGGGCGCGGCCACCTTCCTGCGCGAAAACGACGAGGACGGACTGCGCGGCTATCTCGCGCAAGGCTACGCCTACCACGTGGCTTGCGATGGAGACGCGCTGGCCGGTTTCGTCGCGATGCGCGGCAACGACCACCTGTTCCACCTGTTCGTCGACAAGCGCTGGCATGGGCAAGGCCTGGCGCGGCGCCTGTGGCTGGCGGCGCGCGACGCGGCGCTCGCGCGGGGCGGCAGCGGCAGCTTCACCGTCAATGCCTCGAATTTCGCGATGCCGGTCTACGAGCGCTTCGGTTTCGTGCGCACCGCGCCCACCCAGTGCGTGAAAGGCCTGTACTTCAACCCGATGCGCTTGACGCAGGATTGA
- a CDS encoding SH3 domain-containing protein yields MAGAAPVRPAGGAGHRQIEAPRPGRSYRVAAPLNLRAAGGTGSPRVVVLPAGSKVETTGRRDGDWWQVSTEVDGVPLAGWASSLWLRRADEGRR; encoded by the coding sequence GTGGCTGGCGCCGCACCGGTCCGACCCGCCGGCGGCGCCGGCCACCGCCAGATCGAAGCGCCCCGGCCGGGACGCAGCTACCGCGTCGCCGCGCCGCTGAACCTGCGCGCCGCCGGCGGCACGGGTTCGCCACGGGTGGTGGTGCTGCCAGCCGGATCGAAAGTCGAGACGACGGGCCGCCGCGATGGCGACTGGTGGCAGGTAAGCACGGAGGTCGATGGCGTGCCGCTCGCTGGCTGGGCCAGCAGCCTGTGGCTACGCCGCGCCGACGAAGGGCGGCGCTGA
- a CDS encoding FtsW/RodA/SpoVE family cell cycle protein, which yields MTASCCSETARHFRLVPMQVRAHAFFSVWRRIAPSALAPARPVTFGGSLDCGNRIGNPDVDTGGAAIVLEDGDPVLLAGAARLPLLVDAAGLPRELALVDFPLAGVTALRVGRTRLSVAVLGDRLHLEPAGKLVLRTAPRAELPAGVSWQWTRRDPRAVPAQASWWAGLAAAGGVLAALLARRGQGRKNPAQALGFGAGVLLAILGLGLLLAGRLGAAPGAAWSLLAACAALACVLAWCRGGGVIACAVVLLAAGLLLQLELGTGAPDSAWLRHFQKTAAAVTLGTGLLGVWTAWPRGAQPAPARVEAALLALAFVAVGALLVQVGWGDETGVFDLQPVEFAKLALTALCAHCIALGLGSGDARSRSLPPWLRLVAPALLFAALLAVAPVQVDDYSPLILLLVWAAAMLLAWSCAARRRGAALAVAGLLCAGAAAPVLLRAASPLEAEGWRFYGERFGVWLDPAAHPHTGAQLLLGAQAIGAGGWSGIDSAFGLSALGQGAAAALAIPAVQDDFAPSFLLQRHGLLAGLGLWTLQALFLCALLHAALRAWRAGAAARNYHEAWRGRFRCFLLCGGGAFVLGHFLLSWGTNLAFFPVMGQPMSFLSAGGSHLLFFIFPLLAVAAAGESTLEEN from the coding sequence ATGACGGCGTCCTGCTGCAGCGAGACGGCGCGGCACTTCCGCCTTGTCCCGATGCAGGTGCGGGCGCACGCCTTTTTCTCGGTCTGGCGCCGTATCGCGCCTTCCGCGCTGGCGCCTGCGCGGCCGGTGACGTTTGGCGGCAGCCTCGATTGCGGCAATCGCATCGGCAACCCCGACGTCGATACCGGCGGCGCGGCCATCGTCCTCGAGGATGGCGACCCGGTCCTGCTGGCCGGCGCGGCCCGCCTGCCGCTGCTGGTGGACGCGGCGGGCCTGCCGCGCGAACTCGCGCTCGTCGACTTCCCGCTGGCCGGCGTCACCGCGCTCAGGGTCGGGCGCACCCGCCTGAGCGTAGCCGTGCTTGGCGACCGGCTGCACCTCGAACCCGCCGGCAAGCTCGTCCTGCGGACAGCCCCGCGCGCCGAACTCCCCGCTGGCGTGTCCTGGCAGTGGACGCGCCGCGATCCCCGGGCCGTGCCCGCGCAGGCCTCCTGGTGGGCAGGCCTGGCCGCTGCCGGCGGCGTGCTCGCCGCCCTGCTCGCCCGGCGCGGACAAGGCCGCAAGAACCCGGCCCAGGCGCTGGGCTTCGGCGCCGGCGTCCTGCTGGCCATCCTCGGGCTCGGGCTGCTGCTGGCCGGGCGCCTGGGCGCCGCGCCGGGTGCCGCATGGTCGCTGCTGGCCGCCTGCGCTGCGCTGGCCTGCGTCCTGGCCTGGTGCCGGGGCGGCGGGGTGATCGCCTGCGCCGTGGTGCTGCTCGCGGCCGGCCTGCTGCTGCAGCTGGAACTGGGCACGGGCGCGCCCGACAGCGCCTGGCTGCGCCACTTCCAGAAGACGGCGGCGGCGGTCACGCTCGGCACGGGCCTGCTCGGCGTCTGGACCGCATGGCCGCGTGGCGCACAGCCGGCGCCGGCGCGGGTGGAGGCGGCGCTCCTTGCCCTGGCCTTTGTCGCGGTCGGCGCACTGCTGGTGCAGGTCGGCTGGGGCGACGAGACCGGCGTGTTCGACCTGCAGCCGGTGGAATTTGCCAAACTCGCCCTGACGGCCCTGTGCGCGCACTGCATCGCGCTGGGACTCGGCAGCGGCGACGCGCGCTCTCGCTCGCTGCCCCCCTGGCTGCGCCTGGTCGCGCCCGCGCTGCTGTTCGCCGCGCTGCTGGCGGTGGCCCCGGTGCAGGTCGACGATTACTCGCCGCTGATCCTGCTGCTGGTCTGGGCCGCGGCGATGCTGCTGGCCTGGTCGTGCGCGGCGCGCCGGCGCGGTGCGGCGCTGGCCGTCGCCGGACTGCTGTGCGCCGGCGCGGCTGCCCCGGTGCTGCTGCGCGCGGCCAGCCCGCTGGAAGCGGAAGGCTGGCGCTTCTACGGCGAGCGCTTCGGCGTCTGGCTCGACCCGGCCGCCCATCCGCATACCGGTGCCCAGCTGCTGCTGGGCGCGCAGGCGATCGGCGCCGGCGGCTGGAGCGGCATCGACAGCGCCTTCGGCCTGTCCGCACTCGGCCAGGGCGCGGCCGCGGCGCTGGCGATCCCGGCGGTGCAGGACGACTTCGCGCCTTCCTTCCTGCTGCAGCGCCATGGCCTGCTCGCCGGCCTGGGCTTGTGGACGCTGCAGGCCCTGTTCCTGTGCGCCCTGCTCCATGCGGCGCTGCGCGCCTGGCGCGCGGGTGCGGCGGCGCGCAACTACCACGAGGCCTGGCGCGGCCGCTTCCGCTGTTTCCTGCTGTGCGGCGGCGGCGCCTTCGTGCTCGGCCACTTCCTGCTCTCCTGGGGCACCAACCTCGCCTTTTTTCCCGTCATGGGCCAGCCGATGAGTTTTCTCTCCGCCGGCGGCTCGCACCTCCTGTTTTTCATCTTCCCCCTGCTAGCCGTGGCTGCCGCAGGCGAGTCCACCTTAGAGGAGAATTGA
- a CDS encoding glycine zipper domain-containing protein, with product MLNKKCFGAVILAAAAVSPSAFAGDRGVNTAVGAVLGAAIGHSAGGSGGAVVGGVLGAAVGNSIGGHDDRRYGGRGYASVDYYQPAPVYVQPQPVYYEQPRPVYYEQPRYYRGSTVVYVEPRHRHHNRGWDRDDRRGRDWDRGHDRGWDRDGYRR from the coding sequence ATGTTGAACAAAAAATGCTTTGGTGCGGTGATCCTGGCCGCGGCTGCCGTCTCGCCCTCGGCATTCGCCGGCGATCGCGGCGTCAATACGGCGGTCGGCGCGGTGCTGGGCGCAGCCATCGGCCATAGCGCCGGCGGCAGCGGCGGCGCCGTCGTCGGCGGCGTGCTCGGCGCTGCGGTGGGCAACTCGATCGGCGGCCACGATGACCGCCGCTACGGCGGCCGCGGCTATGCTTCGGTCGATTATTACCAGCCGGCCCCGGTGTACGTCCAGCCGCAGCCGGTCTACTACGAGCAGCCACGCCCGGTGTATTACGAGCAGCCGCGTTATTACCGCGGGTCGACCGTCGTCTACGTCGAGCCGCGCCACCGCCACCACAATCGTGGCTGGGACCGCGACGATCGCCGCGGCCGCGATTGGGACCGTGGCCACGACCGCGGCTGGGACCGCGACGGCTATCGCCGCTGA